From the genome of Acidimicrobiales bacterium:
AATTCGGACAATCACCTGCGCCGGCCGCACATGGGGCAAAGTAGGGTCGGGGTGTAACGCTGGCCGTCAGGGGGCATCCGCGACGGCTTCTTCCGACCGCCAGACCTGGTCGGCGCGTCCGGTAGTGGAGGAACCGAGGGCCTGGTCGTGAACATCTGTTGCGCGTACGATCGAAGACATGGCGTCAGGCGTCGGCGCCCGTGGCCCGACACCTAGACCTCCAAAACAGCCAGCCCCATGGCTCGGCCCGCAGCCACCAGGGGATCGTCGAAGCTCGCCACCCGCCCACCCAGCTGTTCGGCCACGAGCAGGACACAGCAGTCCGGCATCTTGAGCCTCGTCTCCGCCCGGATCCCGGCAAGCCGGCCAGGCGCGTCGGTGTCCAGCCCGACACCATTGACCCCAAGTTGGGCCAGGGCGGTCATGGCCACCCCGAGCTTGCCGGCGCGGGCCGGTCCGACGAGGACCTCCGCCAGCGTCAGGCGGCTGGCTCCGAGCGGCTCATCTCCGGTCACCCCGAGCAGGGCCTCGGCGCGGTCGTGGTGGACATCGTCGGCATCAAGATGGGCGATCAGCACCGAAGCGTCGACGACGATCATGCGGGCCAGTCTCGTCGCAGGTCTTCCAGGTACGTGGCGCCGTAGACCCCGGTGAGCAAGCCGCTGGTGCGTCGGACCGCCTCGCGCCGGTCCGCCGCCGCCTGGTGACGTCCTTCGGCCAGCGCCCGGTAGCCCTCCTGGAGCAGCCGCACGACCAGCTTCGCGCGGCTGTCGCGGTCCTCAGGCCAGCGCTTGGCGGCGGCATCGAGGGCTGCGGCCACCTCGTCGGTCTCGGTGATGACGTGTCGGGCTCGGGCGGTGGGCACCACGGAAGTGTAGCACCGAGAGCGATGGTGCTACACCGTCGCCCACGGTCCCCATCCATCCGGAGGGCAACGCGCCGGTAGGCCGATCCAGAGGTTCCAGGCCTCGGCCTTTCCGAGGGCCAGGAGCTCCTGCGCCCTCGTCTTTGAGCCCCTGAGCCGATGAGGACGCATCCCACCCGTCGACACGAGCGCCACATCGAGGCCCATGGCATCAGGCGTCGGCCGAGCCTCGACCCTGGGCTTCATCCGTCGGTCGCGGCGCGGCCCTCGGCATCAGGGTCCTCAAACGCGAAGACCACGCCGGCGATGCGGACCGCCGCCTCCCGGTCGAGACCCGGCAGCGCGTGCTGGTAGATGTCCGCGGTCGTGGCCACCTGGCTGTGACCGAGACGGGCGCTGATGATGCGGGCGTCCACCCCCGAGGCCAAGGTGGCATGGGCGTGGCGGGCCCCGTGCAGGCGGGCCGGGGGCAGCCCGGCCCGGTCCGAGAGCTGGTTGAACCGGCGGGTCACCTGCTCGGGGTGCAGCGGGCGCCCGTCCGGCCGGGCGAAGACCAGCTCGTCGGGCCCACCGGCGCCTCGTTCCCCCTGGCGGCGCCGCAGGCCGCTCAGCGCCTCGACGAGGTGGGGGTCGATGGCGATCTGGCGCCGGCCCCGAGCCGTCTTGGGCTCTCCGATCTGCAGGCGGTGGTCGACGACGAGCAGGCTGCGCCGGATGGTGACGGTGGCGGCCTCGAGGTCGACGTCGGACCACCGCAGCGCCAGCGCCTCTCCCCGCCGGACACCGGTGAGGAAGTAGAACAGCCACAGCTCGAACTGCGGGTCCGAGCAGGTGGCCCGCAGGAAGCGAGCCACCTGGCGGGCGTCCCACACCGGCATCTCCCGCCGCGGTGCCCACGGCGGATCGGCGCCCGCTGCGGGGTTGCGGTCGAGATAGCCCCAGCGCACCCCGTCCCCGAGAGCCCGACGCAGCGTGGCATGGACCCGCCGCACGGTGGCGGGAGCCAGCGGCCGGTCCCGGTTGGCGAGCAGGGAGCCGTAGAAGGCGTTGATGGCGACCGGGTCGAGCGCGACCAGGAGCACAGGGCCCAGCCCAGGCACCAGGTGGGCCCTGACGTTCACGGCGTAGCCGGAGTACGTCCCGGGGCGGAGGAAGGACCGGGCGGCGGGCAGCCACGCGTCGATCAGGTAGTCCCGAACAGTCAGCCCCTCGGCCCCTGGCGGGGGCGGGACTGGGACGTCTCGGTGCTCACGGTCGTTGGCAGGCATGGTTCTCCCCTTTGGTCGGGCCCGCCCTCCGGGGCGGGATCTCTCGGGGGAAGTGCCGGGCCGGCGCCGGACGCCTGCCTCTCGGGAGAACCGTAGGACGACGTTGTGACGGTGGCCGAAGTGCCCCTCGCTCGCTATCGCTGTCACAGCTGAGCCCGAGGATGAACGGTGAGGAAGGGAGGTGGTGATGGACATCGGCATGCTGTCGCTGTGCCGGCTCCGCTACCTGCGCTCCGCCTCGGACTGGGGCTTTGCCATCTACCTGGCCAGGAGGGACGGCTACGAGGACTCGGTCCTTCCCTCGGGTGGCCCCGTCGGCACCGCGGAGGAGGCCCTCGATTGCGCTTGCGGTCTCTACCTCA
Proteins encoded in this window:
- a CDS encoding site-specific integrase, whose translation is MPANDREHRDVPVPPPPGAEGLTVRDYLIDAWLPAARSFLRPGTYSGYAVNVRAHLVPGLGPVLLVALDPVAINAFYGSLLANRDRPLAPATVRRVHATLRRALGDGVRWGYLDRNPAAGADPPWAPRREMPVWDARQVARFLRATCSDPQFELWLFYFLTGVRRGEALALRWSDVDLEAATVTIRRSLLVVDHRLQIGEPKTARGRRQIAIDPHLVEALSGLRRRQGERGAGGPDELVFARPDGRPLHPEQVTRRFNQLSDRAGLPPARLHGARHAHATLASGVDARIISARLGHSQVATTADIYQHALPGLDREAAVRIAGVVFAFEDPDAEGRAATDG
- a CDS encoding type II toxin-antitoxin system VapC family toxin, with protein sequence MIVVDASVLIAHLDADDVHHDRAEALLGVTGDEPLGASRLTLAEVLVGPARAGKLGVAMTALAQLGVNGVGLDTDAPGRLAGIRAETRLKMPDCCVLLVAEQLGGRVASFDDPLVAAGRAMGLAVLEV